One window of Methanomassiliicoccales archaeon genomic DNA carries:
- a CDS encoding sulfite exporter TauE/SafE family protein encodes MDWAVILLSSAIIFTAALVHAIAGFGFAQVSMGLLPLIRSASSASIVFTFLAIVTNTRVWWSVREHFRWKEWIVPIVGLAAGLPIGVLFFKEMNEDAIRMAIALVLLIGVVLLATVRLSDRAKRRIEESDYRPGKITGVIVGFIAGILGGSVAIPGPPMILYGAFMVYAGIWKNEEMKAIFTAFFGSLMAYRATILIVSGDVTLTYLAEALVLVVPLLIGAWVGIRIFDRVPADKFRWLVLAMLTINAIILVMTSLPE; translated from the coding sequence ATGGATTGGGCGGTCATCCTTCTCTCCTCAGCAATCATATTCACGGCGGCATTGGTGCACGCTATCGCCGGATTCGGCTTCGCCCAGGTATCCATGGGGCTACTGCCCTTGATAAGAAGTGCCAGCTCAGCCTCTATAGTCTTCACCTTTCTGGCCATTGTCACCAACACTAGGGTGTGGTGGAGCGTCCGGGAGCATTTCAGATGGAAAGAGTGGATAGTGCCCATAGTTGGGCTTGCCGCGGGACTGCCCATAGGCGTCTTGTTCTTCAAGGAGATGAACGAGGATGCGATAAGAATGGCCATCGCCTTGGTGCTGCTCATCGGCGTGGTGCTATTGGCCACGGTGCGGCTCTCTGATAGAGCCAAGAGGAGAATCGAGGAGTCGGATTATAGGCCGGGCAAAATCACGGGTGTGATCGTGGGTTTTATCGCAGGAATACTTGGTGGGTCGGTGGCCATTCCCGGTCCGCCCATGATCCTCTATGGGGCCTTCATGGTCTACGCTGGAATATGGAAGAACGAGGAGATGAAGGCAATATTCACCGCCTTCTTCGGAAGCTTGATGGCATACAGGGCTACCATTTTGATAGTCAGCGGTGACGTGACTCTTACCTATCTTGCGGAGGCGTTAGTGCTAGTGGTCCCGCTACTTATAGGTGCGTGGGTGGGAATCAGGATATTCGATAGGGTCCCGGCTGACAAGTTCCGCTGGTTGGTCCTGGCCATGCTGACTATCAACGCTATAATCCTGGTGATGACCTCCCTACCTGAATGA
- a CDS encoding redoxin domain-containing protein, with the protein MTIQPDSHLKVGMKAPDFCLPGSPTCDFRLSQEVKNGPVVVHFYVSDFGIMCNIVMKTFVKYKDEFDDLGVQFVGISVDDPPLHGVWKGKLKIPFKLLSDEEGKVAKEYGVLMEDELYFKLANRAVFLVDKEMEIRFRWVAHDPAYEPNYEEVMEAVRDLVKGHP; encoded by the coding sequence ATGACCATCCAGCCAGATTCTCACCTCAAGGTTGGAATGAAAGCTCCAGATTTCTGCCTTCCTGGTTCGCCAACTTGCGATTTCAGATTGAGCCAAGAAGTCAAGAATGGTCCGGTGGTCGTGCACTTCTATGTTTCGGACTTCGGCATCATGTGCAACATCGTGATGAAGACGTTCGTGAAGTACAAGGACGAGTTCGATGACCTGGGAGTGCAATTCGTAGGCATTAGCGTCGACGATCCCCCCCTGCATGGAGTATGGAAGGGAAAGCTGAAGATCCCCTTCAAATTGCTCAGCGATGAGGAAGGCAAGGTTGCTAAGGAGTACGGGGTGCTTATGGAGGACGAGCTGTACTTCAAACTGGCAAATCGAGCTGTCTTCCTGGTCGATAAGGAAATGGAGATAAGATTTCGCTGGGTCGCTCATGATCCCGCTTACGAACCCAATTACGAGGAGGTCATGGAGGCCGTCCGTGACCTGGTAAAAGGTCACCCGTAA
- a CDS encoding redoxin domain-containing protein, giving the protein MRQRPDSHLCTGEEAPDFRVMDANEQWFNLGEELKSGPIVLVFYPADFGVVCSIEMREFKEAKKEFDSRGYRVVWINTDSIRSHRGWGGKMKVPFRMLSDANGKASKLFGVFIENENGLLKRFSNRAIFVIQKDGCITYKWVADQPAVSPDLTEIIASLDRKTDVNR; this is encoded by the coding sequence ATGCGCCAAAGGCCCGACTCCCACCTATGCACCGGAGAGGAAGCTCCGGATTTCAGGGTCATGGATGCCAATGAGCAATGGTTCAACCTGGGCGAGGAGCTTAAGTCGGGCCCCATAGTTCTGGTATTCTACCCAGCGGATTTTGGAGTGGTATGCTCAATCGAGATGAGGGAGTTCAAGGAGGCCAAGAAAGAGTTCGATTCGCGCGGCTACAGGGTTGTCTGGATAAACACCGATTCGATACGCTCCCATAGAGGATGGGGGGGCAAGATGAAGGTCCCATTCCGCATGCTCAGCGATGCCAACGGTAAGGCGTCAAAGCTCTTCGGGGTCTTCATAGAGAACGAGAACGGACTTCTCAAGAGATTTTCGAACAGGGCGATATTCGTGATACAGAAGGATGGATGCATCACATACAAGTGGGTGGCGGACCAACCCGCCGTCAGCCCTGATCTAACGGAGATCATCGCATCTCTCGATCGAAAAACGGATGTGAATCGTTGA